The following proteins come from a genomic window of Ignavibacteria bacterium:
- the mgtE gene encoding magnesium transporter encodes MEEQFNEIENNHDIPEQEDTEKIEILSPPMLIEVDEELIQEFSELIRLKSVSVLANLLYDLYPADIAHLINRLSSEEGEYLFNLLDAEIGGEVITMLDEAQRASLYEILGKHRLSSIINKLDSDDATDLVSEMPAQIAEQVLESLDKPTQSEVQELLQYEPTSAGGLMAKEFVAVFANDTVNRAIAAVRKASKTMKEIYNVFIVDETGKLVGDLRLKDILLHSPQKKVRNVMNRDVITANVFLDQEEVARLFKKYDLVILPIVAGDGTLVGTISHDDIVDVMEEEASEDMYKMAGSDAAEIEKKSPLEIAKMRLPFLLASMALSLCTGIVISMYNQTLSRLIILASFMPVISAISGNTGLQAAVIMVRGLSTGHIAVADWKKKWWQEMRAVWTMAIVCGVVLGLVAGIWSQHLMIGVVVGSSMFLSMSTAATMGTLIPVLSKKLGFDPAATAGPFETTFQDIIGVSIFLTLSTLLLRLV; translated from the coding sequence ATGGAAGAACAATTCAACGAGATAGAAAACAATCACGACATACCTGAGCAAGAAGACACGGAGAAGATTGAAATTCTTTCTCCGCCAATGTTGATTGAAGTGGATGAGGAACTGATTCAAGAATTCAGCGAGTTGATTCGATTGAAATCCGTTTCGGTTCTTGCAAATTTGTTGTACGATTTATATCCTGCAGATATTGCACATCTCATCAATCGCTTAAGCAGCGAAGAAGGAGAATATCTTTTCAACTTGCTCGATGCAGAAATCGGCGGCGAAGTCATCACGATGCTCGATGAAGCGCAGCGCGCTTCGTTGTATGAAATTCTTGGCAAACATCGCTTGTCAAGTATTATCAACAAACTCGATTCCGATGATGCAACGGATTTAGTTTCGGAGATGCCTGCGCAAATTGCAGAGCAAGTTCTGGAAAGTCTCGACAAACCGACGCAGAGTGAAGTTCAGGAGTTGTTGCAATATGAACCGACATCTGCAGGTGGTTTAATGGCAAAAGAATTTGTAGCAGTATTTGCAAACGACACTGTGAATCGAGCAATTGCGGCTGTTCGGAAAGCTTCGAAAACAATGAAAGAAATTTACAACGTCTTCATTGTTGATGAAACTGGAAAACTCGTCGGCGATTTACGGTTGAAAGATATTTTGTTGCACTCGCCGCAGAAAAAAGTTCGGAACGTTATGAACCGTGATGTTATTACGGCAAATGTTTTTCTTGACCAAGAGGAAGTTGCGCGTTTATTCAAGAAGTACGATTTAGTTATTCTACCGATTGTTGCCGGAGATGGAACGCTCGTTGGAACAATTTCGCATGATGACATTGTCGATGTTATGGAAGAGGAAGCGTCGGAAGATATGTACAAAATGGCGGGAAGCGACGCAGCGGAAATAGAAAAAAAATCTCCGCTCGAAATAGCAAAAATGCGCTTACCGTTTCTCCTTGCATCAATGGCTCTTTCTCTTTGTACGGGAATAGTTATTTCAATGTATAATCAAACATTGAGTCGTCTTATTATACTTGCAAGTTTTATGCCGGTAATTTCTGCAATTTCCGGAAACACAGGATTACAAGCCGCAGTCATCATGGTGCGCGGATTATCAACGGGACACATCGCAGTTGCAGATTGGAAAAAAAAATGGTGGCAAGAAATGCGCGCAGTGTGGACGATGGCGATTGTGTGCGGAGTTGTATTAGGGCTCGTTGCAGGAATTTGGTCGCAGCATTTGATGATTGGTGTTGTTGTTGGTTCTTCAATGTTTCTCTCGATGTCAACTGCAGCAACGATGGGAACGCTGATTCCTGTTCTTTCAAAAAAACTCGGCTTCGACCCTGCCGCAACAGCAGGACCATTTGAAACAACCTTTCAAGATATTATCGGCGTGTCAATTTTCTTAACGCTTTCAACATTACTTCTCAGATTAGTTTAA
- a CDS encoding M1 family metallopeptidase produces the protein MLLLLILAAVENILSENNSVNNVLSHSAYITIFPSEQSLSIVDTFVVVTSGSEIPLRLSQTFEIDAAEINGRRTIPLREGALLQIRDVLSDTNTIVLQYHGRTPSNEMTHCSDSFAVLREEDVLPQGFHDYRFATITLQVPNDWEAIASGKLIEKKTENDSVIFCWKTETLVPSLGWFVAGKYYVATTYVDSIPIMTYVSFSDTAVVEKLHSLSKNVLKVFQEKFNTYRFPKLAIVEVEDFVAGKNVAAAAYPSCILVKKQTFATQDTFNSAMEILPHEIAHQWWPLSVFVNDEDLAVLSEGLCEFSARLFHETNGDNSMRDDLQYHPLLRSLIVRAQQQNEVPLQKKADLRTIPTQYLKAYYVHTMLRIVIGEKKYEELLSAFAKNFWMKKISLDDFQTLAEVLSEKNLDWFFEQWVKNTGIPRLKLYNVKTFFSEQHWRTKGNVRVVGYKQFTTPVFVEARSERDTVEKKIFLGKLENGKYINDVSFEIRTKEKPREVILNPRRDILLSKKMPPRFSDLREPADGIMIIGSKANTDSLWKYARRDSATMDKGGWWITMKVDSAVTLSDLQRARVFLYGTKKQNSIAEKFEKYFPLRIVNDSAMYRDSIWFDTTNTLGVMEIADNSFSANGLVCWIAPIGNNVQMQLLPYPHSYVVFREGIRVAEGTWEIEDEEYAVKIQ, from the coding sequence ATGTTGCTGTTGTTAATTCTTGCTGCTGTCGAGAACATACTATCGGAAAATAATTCCGTGAACAATGTGCTTTCTCATTCTGCGTACATAACAATATTCCCTTCCGAACAATCGCTTTCCATTGTTGATACGTTTGTTGTTGTAACTTCCGGTTCCGAAATTCCGCTTCGGCTTTCCCAAACGTTTGAAATTGATGCTGCAGAAATCAACGGAAGAAGAACCATTCCACTTCGCGAAGGAGCATTGTTGCAGATTCGCGATGTGCTTTCCGATACCAATACAATCGTCCTTCAGTATCACGGAAGAACGCCGTCGAACGAAATGACACATTGTTCCGATTCGTTTGCAGTGTTGCGCGAAGAAGACGTGTTACCGCAAGGTTTTCACGATTATCGTTTTGCAACAATAACGTTGCAGGTTCCGAATGATTGGGAGGCAATTGCTTCTGGGAAACTGATAGAAAAAAAAACGGAAAACGATTCGGTAATTTTTTGCTGGAAAACGGAAACGCTCGTTCCTTCGTTAGGATGGTTTGTTGCGGGAAAATATTATGTTGCTACAACCTATGTTGATTCGATTCCGATAATGACGTATGTATCTTTTTCGGATACGGCGGTTGTGGAAAAATTACATTCACTTTCCAAAAATGTTTTGAAGGTATTTCAGGAAAAATTCAACACCTATCGCTTTCCGAAACTTGCGATCGTGGAAGTCGAAGATTTTGTTGCGGGGAAAAACGTTGCCGCCGCTGCATATCCTTCGTGTATTCTTGTTAAGAAACAAACGTTTGCGACGCAAGATACATTCAATTCTGCGATGGAAATTCTTCCACATGAAATAGCGCATCAATGGTGGCCACTTTCTGTTTTTGTCAATGATGAAGACCTCGCCGTGCTTTCCGAAGGATTGTGCGAATTCTCTGCGCGTTTGTTCCACGAAACAAACGGCGACAACAGTATGCGAGATGATTTGCAATATCATCCGTTATTGCGTTCGTTGATAGTGCGCGCACAACAACAGAACGAAGTTCCGTTGCAAAAGAAAGCGGATTTGCGCACTATTCCGACGCAGTATTTGAAAGCGTATTATGTGCATACGATGCTGCGCATTGTCATCGGCGAAAAAAAATATGAAGAATTGCTTTCTGCATTTGCAAAAAATTTTTGGATGAAAAAAATTTCGCTTGATGATTTTCAAACACTTGCGGAAGTTCTTTCTGAAAAAAACCTCGATTGGTTTTTTGAGCAATGGGTAAAAAACACCGGCATTCCACGTTTGAAATTATACAATGTGAAAACGTTTTTTTCGGAACAACACTGGCGAACAAAAGGAAACGTGCGAGTTGTCGGTTATAAACAATTTACAACGCCGGTTTTTGTTGAAGCGCGGAGTGAACGGGATACCGTAGAGAAAAAAATTTTTTTAGGAAAACTTGAAAACGGAAAATATATAAACGATGTTTCATTCGAAATACGTACGAAGGAGAAACCGCGAGAAGTTATTCTCAACCCTCGCAGAGATATTTTGCTTTCTAAAAAGATGCCGCCGCGATTCAGCGATTTGCGTGAACCAGCAGATGGGATAATGATTATCGGCTCAAAAGCAAATACGGATTCGTTGTGGAAGTACGCGCGAAGAGATTCAGCGACAATGGACAAAGGAGGATGGTGGATTACGATGAAAGTGGATTCTGCAGTTACTCTTTCCGATTTACAGCGCGCGCGTGTTTTTCTGTATGGAACGAAAAAACAAAATTCCATCGCGGAGAAATTTGAAAAATATTTTCCCTTGCGTATAGTGAACGATTCTGCTATGTATCGGGATTCAATTTGGTTCGATACGACAAACACACTTGGAGTTATGGAAATTGCAGACAATTCTTTTTCTGCAAACGGTTTAGTTTGTTGGATTGCGCCGATTGGAAACAATGTTCAGATGCAACTATTACCGTATCCTCATTCGTATGTTGTTTTCAGAGAAGGCATACGCGTTGCTGAAGGAACGTGGGAAATTGAAGATGAAGAATATGCAGTGAAAATACAATAA
- a CDS encoding glycosyltransferase family 1 protein, with product MIPLRTYTVVPSIPSQLARLNELAFNLWWSWSHDAVDLFSRLDPELWEKSNFNPIKLLGSIKQEKLFERINDDGFLSQMKRVLEQFDAYMSKKTWFEKNYSDCLDKKIAYFSMEFGITDCLPIYSGGLGILAGDHLKSASDLGLPLVGVGLLYQLGYFHQRLNNDGYQLEDYRTNDFYNMPIRLQRTVDGKPLVIVVHYPARKVYAQVWIAQIGRVPLVLLDTNIPQNAQQDQDICDKLYGGDQEELRIKQEVMLGIGGMYALEALGIHPTVYHMNEGHAAFLTMEHIRKYVQTGLSLEESIEIVRAGNIFTTHTPVPAGIDKFPSDVLQKYLKHYCDELGIPFEQFRAIGLEKPWDTSDTFSMAVLALRLSVYSNGVSKLHGEVSQKMWTHVYPDIPTQEIPIQHITNGVHIDTWLSRDMAGLFDRYIGTRWRENPADPEIWKRIDTIPDGELWRTHERRRERLIAYARKRMKEQLEKRGEALNEIEMASSVLNPETLTIGFARRFATYKRGSLLFRDIERLVKILSENAHPVQIIYAGKAHPKDEPGKDVIREIIHKIRDERLHDKIIFLEDYDFSLARYLVRGVDIWLNTPLRPREASGTSGMKAAINGVLNLSILDGWWDEAYVQGNGWAIGKKEVYDSEVLQNKVESDAIYDLLEKEIVPLFYDRKRDFIPHGWIAMMKQDLKQLCPAFNTHRMVSDYARNYYVPMIQHKTTLSENNYSRGKSLAKWKHSVKQHWGKIKLESLKTNGHDQLLVHSELNIVVEMFLDSIRPDDVSVEVLYGLIDKNQQIVEWEILQLAHQSEQKKGHHIFAGNIPCRTSGLHGFQVRVLPKHDDSSSKFETGLIFWPQGA from the coding sequence ATGATTCCACTTCGCACATACACAGTTGTTCCATCCATTCCTTCACAGTTGGCACGGCTCAATGAACTTGCCTTCAACCTTTGGTGGTCGTGGAGTCATGATGCAGTTGATTTGTTTTCGCGTCTTGACCCGGAACTGTGGGAAAAAAGTAATTTCAATCCGATAAAATTGCTTGGTTCAATCAAGCAGGAAAAGTTATTTGAGCGAATAAACGACGATGGATTTCTTTCCCAAATGAAACGTGTGCTGGAACAATTTGACGCGTATATGTCAAAAAAAACGTGGTTCGAGAAAAATTATTCCGATTGTCTTGATAAAAAAATTGCGTACTTCTCGATGGAGTTCGGAATTACTGATTGCCTTCCGATTTATTCCGGTGGTTTGGGAATTCTCGCTGGTGACCATTTGAAATCCGCTTCCGATTTAGGTTTGCCTCTCGTTGGCGTTGGACTGTTGTATCAACTTGGATATTTTCATCAACGATTGAATAACGATGGTTATCAACTGGAAGATTATCGGACGAATGATTTTTACAATATGCCGATTCGGCTGCAACGGACAGTTGACGGGAAGCCGTTAGTTATTGTCGTGCATTATCCAGCGCGAAAAGTATATGCCCAAGTTTGGATTGCACAAATAGGCCGTGTTCCATTGGTATTGCTTGATACAAACATTCCGCAAAATGCTCAACAGGACCAGGATATTTGCGATAAATTGTACGGCGGCGACCAGGAAGAATTGCGTATTAAACAGGAAGTAATGCTTGGCATCGGCGGAATGTATGCATTGGAAGCATTAGGAATTCACCCAACGGTGTATCATATGAACGAAGGACACGCAGCATTTCTAACGATGGAACATATTCGAAAATATGTTCAAACAGGACTTTCTCTTGAAGAATCAATAGAGATAGTGCGCGCAGGCAATATATTTACTACACATACACCCGTTCCTGCTGGTATAGATAAATTTCCAAGTGATGTTTTACAAAAATATTTGAAACATTATTGCGACGAGTTGGGAATTCCGTTTGAACAATTCCGCGCGATAGGATTGGAAAAACCGTGGGATACAAGCGATACGTTTTCGATGGCTGTGCTTGCGTTGCGTTTGTCGGTGTATAGTAACGGAGTGAGTAAGTTGCATGGGGAAGTATCGCAAAAAATGTGGACGCATGTTTACCCCGATATTCCCACGCAAGAAATTCCGATTCAGCATATTACGAACGGTGTGCATATAGATACGTGGCTTTCGCGAGATATGGCAGGATTATTTGACCGTTACATCGGAACACGGTGGAGAGAAAATCCTGCAGACCCGGAAATTTGGAAACGCATTGATACTATTCCCGATGGTGAACTTTGGCGTACACACGAACGGCGTCGAGAACGACTAATTGCTTATGCAAGAAAACGAATGAAAGAGCAATTAGAAAAACGCGGAGAAGCATTGAATGAAATTGAAATGGCATCATCCGTTCTGAATCCTGAAACACTTACGATAGGATTTGCGCGGCGATTCGCAACATATAAACGCGGGAGTTTACTCTTCAGAGATATTGAACGATTAGTAAAAATTCTCTCGGAAAATGCGCATCCTGTGCAGATTATTTATGCAGGAAAAGCGCATCCAAAAGATGAACCGGGGAAAGATGTTATTCGGGAAATCATTCACAAAATTCGCGATGAACGCTTACACGATAAAATAATCTTTCTTGAAGATTATGATTTCTCGCTTGCGCGTTATCTTGTTCGCGGGGTAGATATTTGGCTGAACACTCCTTTGCGTCCACGAGAAGCAAGCGGAACAAGCGGAATGAAAGCGGCAATTAATGGCGTACTCAATCTTTCTATTCTTGATGGTTGGTGGGATGAAGCGTATGTGCAAGGTAATGGTTGGGCAATTGGGAAAAAAGAAGTGTACGATTCCGAAGTGTTGCAGAACAAAGTCGAATCCGATGCTATTTATGATTTGTTGGAAAAAGAAATTGTTCCACTTTTCTATGACCGTAAGCGCGATTTTATTCCCCACGGTTGGATTGCAATGATGAAACAAGATTTAAAACAATTGTGTCCTGCATTCAATACACATCGAATGGTAAGCGATTATGCAAGAAACTATTATGTGCCAATGATTCAGCATAAAACTACACTGTCGGAAAATAATTACTCGCGCGGCAAATCGCTTGCAAAATGGAAACATTCAGTGAAGCAGCATTGGGGAAAAATTAAACTTGAATCGTTGAAGACTAACGGACATGACCAATTGTTGGTGCATTCTGAATTAAATATCGTCGTAGAAATGTTTTTGGATTCGATTCGTCCAGATGATGTAAGTGTTGAAGTGTTATATGGTTTGATAGATAAGAATCAACAAATTGTCGAGTGGGAAATATTGCAACTTGCTCATCAAAGTGAACAGAAAAAAGGTCACCATATTTTTGCAGGAAATATTCCGTGTCGTACAAGCGGTTTGCACGGATTTCAGGTTCGCGTTTTACCGAAACACGATGATTCCAGTTCAAAATTTGAAACGGGATTAATATTTTGGCCACAGGGAGCATAA
- a CDS encoding phosphatase PAP2 family protein → MRSLSPTDFISVCFLFFLTLLNCFFFPSIPNAFLFILINCVASFGIIVLSKNELKILRFIYAWYPVILVPLVFKETYGMIHPLWQYDFDDVLIALDWWMFGTNPTQWLHTISSPFLTEILQLAYTSYYFLFLLLGMELYRREPKEEFRFAVFCIVYGFFLSYIGYFLVPAVGPRFTLHDFSQLDIELPGMFLTNVCREIINAGESIPTNVSHPIDYVQRDVFPSGHTQLTLIVMFLSKKFHIKTRWIIMIAGALLIFSTVYLRYHYVVDVLAGLFFMLFTLATASKIYAMKQR, encoded by the coding sequence ATGCGTTCACTTTCCCCAACGGATTTCATTTCCGTTTGTTTTCTTTTTTTTCTCACACTTCTCAACTGTTTTTTCTTTCCTTCCATTCCGAACGCATTTCTTTTTATTCTTATCAATTGCGTTGCGTCATTCGGAATTATTGTTCTTTCAAAAAACGAATTAAAAATTCTTCGCTTCATTTATGCATGGTATCCTGTAATACTCGTTCCTCTTGTTTTTAAAGAAACATACGGAATGATTCATCCGTTGTGGCAATACGATTTTGATGATGTCCTCATTGCGTTGGACTGGTGGATGTTTGGAACAAACCCAACTCAATGGTTGCACACAATTTCCTCTCCTTTTCTAACGGAAATTTTACAACTCGCATACACGAGTTATTATTTTCTCTTTCTTCTTTTAGGAATGGAATTGTATCGAAGAGAACCGAAAGAAGAATTTCGCTTTGCGGTGTTTTGCATCGTGTATGGTTTTTTCCTTTCATACATCGGGTATTTTCTTGTCCCTGCAGTTGGTCCGCGATTTACATTGCACGATTTTTCGCAACTCGATATTGAACTTCCGGGAATGTTTCTCACCAATGTTTGCAGAGAAATTATCAACGCGGGAGAATCAATTCCAACGAACGTTTCTCATCCGATTGATTATGTACAACGCGATGTTTTTCCGAGCGGACATACTCAACTGACACTTATCGTAATGTTCCTTTCGAAAAAATTTCACATCAAAACACGATGGATTATTATGATTGCAGGAGCGTTACTTATTTTCAGTACCGTGTACTTGCGGTATCACTACGTGGTGGATGTTTTGGCGGGATTATTTTTTATGCTCTTTACACTTGCAACAGCCTCAAAAATTTACGCTATGAAACAGCGATAA
- a CDS encoding orotate phosphoribosyltransferase, translating into MQHEKNIAELLLMLNVVSLRINSPFTWASGIKSPIYTDNRLLISFPNERKTIVDAFIEMLENEIGDVFGFAGTATAGIPWASFLAQKLFKPMCFVRSSAKDHGKENLIEGKIETEKKYIVVEDLISTGGSSINAINAVRNAGGIVEHCIAIFSYGLPKAKANFANANCKLHTLTNFSSLIETAVTMKYISETEKEIILKWRENPESWKC; encoded by the coding sequence ATGCAACACGAAAAAAATATTGCTGAACTGTTATTGATGTTGAACGTTGTTTCGCTTCGCATTAATTCCCCGTTCACGTGGGCTTCGGGAATCAAGTCACCGATTTATACCGATAACCGTTTGCTCATTTCTTTTCCGAACGAACGTAAAACGATTGTTGATGCGTTTATAGAAATGCTTGAGAATGAAATTGGCGATGTATTTGGTTTTGCCGGAACGGCGACAGCGGGAATTCCCTGGGCATCATTTCTTGCGCAAAAACTTTTCAAGCCGATGTGTTTTGTTCGTTCTTCTGCAAAAGATCACGGCAAAGAAAATTTGATAGAGGGAAAAATTGAAACAGAGAAAAAATATATCGTTGTCGAAGATTTGATTTCAACAGGAGGAAGTTCAATCAATGCAATTAATGCGGTGCGAAACGCGGGTGGAATTGTAGAACATTGTATTGCAATTTTTTCCTACGGACTTCCGAAAGCAAAAGCAAATTTTGCAAATGCGAATTGTAAACTTCACACGCTTACCAATTTTTCTTCTCTGATAGAAACTGCTGTTACGATGAAATATATTTCTGAAACTGAAAAAGAAATTATTTTAAAATGGAGAGAAAATCCAGAAAGTTGGAAATGCTAA
- the rsmA gene encoding ribosomal RNA small subunit methyltransferase A yields the protein MPFVSPKKYLGQNFLRDENIARKIVDAVASTKNDVLIEIGPGHGVLTKYFFNRVKHFLAYEIDERVIDELREKFSSAEIVHQDFLESDLQNISRTYSSSLRIVGNIPYNITSPILFKLFDEPNRKEIIRDATLMLQRDVAKRLIAKPRTKEYGILSVLTQHYTEVELLFDVSPNCFYPKPNVTSAIVQLRFKKMHSKVLDEKIFRATVRTSFGKRRKILRNALQYFPTDETRINEYLLQTKYKLDVRPEELTIEDFIALSNDITNFFTTHYRTSLS from the coding sequence TTGCCATTTGTTTCGCCCAAAAAATATTTAGGACAAAATTTTCTTCGCGATGAAAATATTGCAAGAAAAATTGTTGATGCTGTTGCGTCAACCAAAAACGATGTTCTGATTGAAATTGGTCCGGGACACGGAGTTCTGACTAAATATTTTTTCAACCGCGTGAAGCATTTTCTGGCGTATGAAATTGACGAACGCGTTATCGATGAATTGCGGGAAAAGTTTTCTTCAGCAGAAATTGTTCATCAGGATTTTCTCGAAAGCGATTTACAGAATATTTCTCGAACGTATTCTTCATCGCTTCGTATTGTTGGAAATATTCCATACAACATTACAAGTCCGATTTTGTTCAAACTTTTTGATGAACCAAACAGAAAAGAAATCATTCGCGACGCAACATTGATGCTCCAACGTGATGTTGCAAAACGACTCATAGCAAAGCCAAGAACGAAAGAATACGGGATTCTTTCTGTCTTGACTCAACATTATACTGAAGTTGAGTTGTTATTCGATGTTTCGCCGAATTGTTTTTATCCGAAACCGAACGTAACATCAGCAATTGTGCAATTACGTTTCAAAAAAATGCACAGTAAAGTTCTCGATGAAAAAATTTTTCGCGCAACGGTTCGCACGTCATTCGGAAAAAGAAGAAAAATTCTTCGCAACGCATTACAATATTTCCCAACAGATGAAACTCGTATCAACGAATATCTGTTGCAAACAAAATACAAACTCGACGTTCGTCCCGAAGAATTAACTATTGAAGATTTTATAGCGTTAAGCAACGACATTACTAATTTTTTTACAACACATTACCGCACATCATTGTCGTAA